One part of the Anopheles coustani chromosome 2, idAnoCousDA_361_x.2, whole genome shotgun sequence genome encodes these proteins:
- the LOC131264802 gene encoding uncharacterized protein LOC131264802, whose product MDETNSQRDRARSQLYQALKPYLFYSQLMCSSPYPVESLQGNTGMGLNPRSYFKSARFLLTAALLAYTIICSLEAMVELIAVPMPFFTGVLYVNEVVLGVMLSLMTTGRGYKEGKHYDRFVTSILTVAEALPPSEWKKILSSVQSRLRFTCTGLVVVIMLCLICDYVHFGSVKATMFSLGAYMMPNMLVMLSFLQCCFGTVLIHRLLKNMRHRLSSEELARCDPMERVVETERHYIQLTACMELIVRSFEYLIVISTFAGINVTSLQLLEIYQHLQQIDASEVYIMYNIFWILMQLCILLTVLYPCHLVKQEVE is encoded by the coding sequence ATGGACGAGACCAACTCCCAGAGGGATAGAGCACGATCTCAGCTATATCAGGCACTTAAACCGTACCTTTTCTATAGCCAGCTCATGTGTAGTTCACCATATCCGGTGGAAAGTTTACAGGGCAATACCGGCATGGGGCTTAATCCGAGATCGTATTTCAAATCGGCACGCTTTCTGCTAACTGCCGCCTTACTGGCCTATACCATTATATGTAGTTTGGAAGCCATGGTAGAACTGATCGCTGTCCCGATGCCGTTCTTTACCGGTGTGCTGTACGTGAACGAGGTAGTCCTCGGAGTGATGCTCAGTTTGATGACCACTGGACGAGGCtacaaggaaggaaaacattatgATCGATTTGTAACGAGCATCCTGACGGTCGCCGAAGCTCTACCGCCCAGCGAGTGGAAGAAAATTCTATCCAGCGTTCAGTCTAGATTGCGGTTCACCTGCACGGGCTTGGTGGTCGTCATTATGCTGTGCCTCATTTGCGACTACGTGCACTTTGGCAGCGTGAAGGCGACCATGTTCAGCTTGGGCGCGTACATGATGCCAAACATGTTGGTAATGCTATCCTTCCTGCAATGTTGCTTCGGAACCGTGCTGATCCATCGCCTCCTGAAAAATATGAGACATCGATTGAGCTCCGAAGAACTGGCCCGGTGTGATCCGATGGAGCGCGTTGTGGAAACCGAGCGGCACTACATTCAGCTTACCGCTTGCATGGAGCTTATCGTTCGTTCCTTCGAGTATCTTATCGTGATCAGCACATTTGCCGGTATCAATGTGACCAGCCTGCAGCTACTTGAAATCTACCAACACCTGCAGCAGATCGACGCGAGCGAAGTGTACATAATGTACAATATCTTCTGGATCTTGATGCAGCTGTGCATTCTGCTGACGGTACTCTATCCATGTCATTTGGTCAAGCAGGAGGTAGAGTAA
- the LOC131264803 gene encoding uncharacterized protein LOC131264803, protein MKYAVGLVVVVFCSLRFSAGGFVECDLDLDDPAILKQLPEECQNVDEASRVLFLKETESFKEFHRKLSAYEASKGLDTVDAIYMDMDFRRELYTYAGLHECMDIKDSLEEYVQCLLEKRAQMITSIDAKA, encoded by the exons ATGAAGTACGCCGTTGGGTTGGTCGTCGTTGTATTTTGTTCGTTGAGG TTCTCCGCCGGAGGATTCGTCGAATGTGACCTTGATCTTGACGATCCCGCTATTCTAAAGCAGCTCCCGGAAGAGTGTCAAAATGTGGACGAAGCGTCGAGAGTGCTGTTTTTGAAGGAGACGGAAAGTTTCAAAGAGTTCCACAGGAAGCTATCCGCTTATGAGGCCTCGAAAGGGCTGGATACGGTTGACGCGATCTACATGGATATGGACTTCCGACGGGAGCTGTATACGTATGCTGGATTGCATGAGTGCATGGACATAAAGGATTCGTTAGAGGAATATGTGCAGTGTCTTCTAGAGAAACGTGCCCAGATGATTACATCGATCGACGCCAAAGCTTAG
- the LOC131262625 gene encoding BTB/POZ domain-containing protein 9: MSSQTMSGTHHTGSGSNAASCMTATQEIELTARFAEQMAQLCMSQMYSDVTFIVDDMRLPAHRVILAARSAYFNALLYGGMKESQQNEIKLDVPLMAFKALLRYIYSGCMSLSQMREEHILDTLGLANQYGFDDLEKSISDYLRQVLALGNVCAILDAARLYGLDSLSTVCHLFVDRNATEILKHETFFNLSLDSLVCLLQRDSFFATEVNIFQAVFDWCRANKESLKNDDISSVVGRVRFSLMSVDELLTVVRPSGILDPDRLLDAIAEKISCTQLPYRGALWPEENVATAKFNSHTIIGEMRSALLDGDTVSYDLEKGYTRHSIGENGEAHGIVVELGTVFIINHIKMLLWDRDNRSYNYYIEVSVNQRNWVRVVDNTKYVCRSWQQLYFPAQAVRYIRLVGTYNTMNKVFHVVALEAMFTESTVPLVEGILAPTDNVATVECGAFVKEGVSRTRNVLLNRVVQNYDWDSGYTCHQIGTGVILVQLGQPFWISSLRLLLWDRDNRSYSFFIEASTDMKHWELIADKRREPLQSWQHFSFTPMVIVYIRIVGTANTANEMFHCVHFECPSQDPDFIKTERQNGTGGKLDDTERTDTADPNQQISANDRNSATEGDGSD, encoded by the exons ATGAGCAGTCAAACCATGTCCGGTACACATCACACGGGTTCCGGTTCCAATGCTGCCAGCTGCATGACGGCCACTCAGGAAATCGAGCTGACGGCTCGCTTTGCTGAGCAAATGGCGCAGCTGTGCATGTCCCAGATGTACTCCGATGTGACGTTCATCGTGGACGATATGCGGCTACCGGCACATCGGGTAATACTGGCTGCTCGGAGCGCCTACTTTAATGCACTACTGTACGGCGGTATGAAGGAATCGCAGCAGAACGAAATCAAGCTGGACGTGCCCCTGATGGCGTTCAAGGCACTGCTGCGGTACATCTACTCCGGCTGTATGTCCCTGTCGCAGATGCGGGAGGAGCACATTCTCGACACGCTGGGGTTGGCCAACCAGTACGGCTTCGACGACCTGGAAAAATCCATCTCCGACTATCTCCGGCAGGTGCTCGCGCTTGGCAACGTGTGTGCCATTCTGGACGCTGCCCGGTTGTACGGGCTCGATAGTTTGTCCACCGTGTGTCATCTGTTCGTGGATCGCAATGCGACCGAAATTCTCAAGCATGAAACGTTCTTCAACCTATCACTCGACTCGTTGGTTTGCCTACTGCAGCGCGATTCATTCTTCGCCACAGAGGTAAACATATTCCAAGCCGTCTTTGATTGGTGCCGTGCTAATAAGGAAAGCTTGAAAAATGACGACATCAGCAGCGTAGTTGGCCGGGTTCGTTTCTCGCTGATGTCCGTCGACGAACTGCTGACCGTGGTGAGACCGTCAGGGATTCTGGATCCCGACCGGCTTCTTGATGCGATCGCCGAGAAGATTTCCTGCACGCAGCTACCGTACCGTGGGGCCTTGT GGCCCGAGGAAAACGTTGCCACGGCAAAGTTCAACTCACACACCATCATCGGGGAGATGCGGTCGGCGCTGCTCGATGGGGACACCGTTTCGTACGACTTGGAGAAGGGATACACGCGCCACTCGATCGGTGAGAACGGAGAAGCGCACGGAATCGTCGTCGAGCTGGGAACGGTGTTCATCATAAACCATATCAAAATGCTGCTCTGGGACCGTGACAACCGGTCGTATAACTACTACATCGAGGTGTCGGTCAATCAGCGCAACTGGGTACGCGTGGTGGACAACACCAAATACGTCTGCCGATCGTGGCAGCAGCTGTACTTTCCCGCGCAAGCGGTCCGCTACATCCGGCTGGTCGGTACGTACAACACCATGAACAAAGTATTTCATGTCGTCGCCCTGGAAGCGATGTTTACCGAGTCAACGGTACCGCTGGTGGAGGGTATTTTAGCGCCTACTGATAACGTGGCCACCGTCGAGTGTGGTGCATTCGTCAAGGAAGGTGTCAGCCGCACCCGGAACGTCCTTCTGAACAGAGTCGTGCAGAACTACGACTGGGATTCGGGTTACACGTGTCACCAAATTGGTACGGGTGTAATTCTAGTTCAGCTTGGGCAACCGTTCTGGATTAGCTCGCTCCGCTTACTGCTGTGGGATCGTGACAATCGTTCGTACAGCTTCTTCATCGAGGCATCTACCGACATGAAGCACTGGGAACTGATTGCTGACAAACGGAGGGAACCACTGCAGTCATGGCAGCACTTTTCCTTCACCCCGATGGTGATCGTGTACATTCGCATCGTTGGCACGGCCAATACGGCCAACGAGATGTTTCACTGTGTGCACTTTGAGTGTCCCTCACAGGATCCGGATTTTATTAAAACCGAACGTCAGAATGGCACCGGAGGGAAGCTTGATGATACGGAGCGAACGGACACGGCAGACCCGAATCAGCAAATTTCTGCCAACGATCGTAATTCAGCGACAGAAGGTGATGGTAGCGACTAg